Proteins found in one Bacillus subtilis subsp. subtilis str. 168 genomic segment:
- the nifS gene encoding desulfurase involved in iron-sulfur clusters for NAD biosynthesis (Evidence 1a: Function from experimental evidences in the studied strain; PubMedId: 8444804, 14567704, 16199587, 25447671, 26443755, 28882201; Product type e : enzyme), which yields MIYLDYAATTPICEEALTVYQKLSMDMYGNASSLHDAGGKAKHILEYCREKIANIIGGEASGIYFTSGGTESNFLAIQSLLNGLPKTKRHFITTAMEHQSIHNCAAFLEQQGYDVTVIEPNEYGLITEEILLTHIRPETGLVSIQHANSETGIIQPIQHLSSYLHNKGILLHCDAVQTFGKIPINTKNLGVDALSMSSHKIHGPKGVGAVYIRPDVPWKPVYPLTTHEYGFRAGTVNVPGIGAFTAAAELIVSEMEKQISRNEALRTYFLDQIRIRSLPVTLAADTSKAECLPHIIGCFFHSFEGQYVMLECNRSNICISTGSACSAGYHGPSETMKALRKTEQEALQFIRISFGRHTTAEQLEQLLHTFTVLWEQKKGEFDIDRRIKANGRQQA from the coding sequence TTTGTGAGGAAGCCCTTACTGTATATCAGAAGCTTAGTATGGATATGTACGGAAATGCCAGCAGCCTGCATGATGCAGGAGGAAAAGCAAAGCACATACTGGAGTACTGCCGTGAAAAAATCGCCAACATCATTGGCGGAGAAGCAAGCGGCATCTATTTTACAAGCGGCGGCACTGAATCCAATTTTCTGGCCATTCAATCATTGTTAAACGGCCTGCCAAAAACGAAAAGACATTTTATTACGACTGCCATGGAGCATCAGTCCATTCATAATTGCGCTGCTTTTTTGGAACAGCAGGGATATGATGTAACAGTCATTGAACCGAATGAATACGGGCTTATTACCGAGGAAATATTACTAACCCATATCCGGCCGGAAACAGGCCTTGTATCTATTCAGCATGCAAATTCTGAAACCGGGATCATTCAGCCCATTCAACACCTGTCTTCATACCTGCACAATAAGGGGATTCTTCTTCATTGCGACGCTGTTCAAACGTTTGGAAAGATCCCGATCAATACAAAAAATCTGGGAGTAGATGCACTCTCAATGTCCAGCCATAAAATCCACGGTCCTAAAGGAGTAGGGGCGGTCTATATCCGGCCGGATGTCCCTTGGAAACCCGTTTATCCTCTGACTACTCACGAATACGGATTCAGAGCCGGCACCGTAAATGTTCCCGGGATCGGTGCCTTCACTGCCGCTGCAGAATTGATCGTAAGCGAAATGGAAAAACAGATATCCCGCAATGAGGCATTAAGAACATACTTTCTAGACCAAATCCGTATTCGGTCTCTCCCTGTAACCCTTGCAGCAGACACTTCGAAAGCAGAATGTCTTCCGCATATTATAGGGTGTTTTTTTCACTCATTTGAAGGACAATATGTTATGTTAGAATGTAATCGGAGTAATATTTGCATTTCAACCGGCAGCGCTTGTTCTGCAGGTTACCACGGTCCGTCTGAAACAATGAAAGCATTAAGAAAAACCGAACAAGAAGCTCTGCAATTTATCCGCATCTCTTTTGGCAGGCATACAACAGCTGAACAGCTGGAACAGTTATTACATACGTTTACAGTGCTTTGGGAACAAAAGAAAGGAGAATTTGATATTGACCGAAGAATTAAAGCTAATGGGCGCCAACAGGCGTGA
- the niaR gene encoding transcriptional repressor of de novo NAD biosynthesis (Evidence 1a: Function from experimental evidences in the studied strain; PubMedId: 16199587, 18276644; Product type r: regulator) → MTEELKLMGANRRDQLLLWLKESKSPLTGGELAKKANVSRQVIVQDISLLKAKNVPIIATSQGYVYMDAAAQQHQQAERIIACLHGPERTEEELQLIVDEGVTVKDVKIEHPVYGDLTAAIQVGTRKEVSHFIKKINSTNAAYLSQLTDGVHLHTLTAPDEHRIDQACQALEEAGILIKD, encoded by the coding sequence TTGACCGAAGAATTAAAGCTAATGGGCGCCAACAGGCGTGACCAGCTTCTTCTGTGGCTGAAGGAATCTAAATCACCGCTGACAGGAGGAGAACTCGCAAAAAAAGCGAACGTCTCAAGACAGGTTATTGTACAGGATATATCGCTCTTGAAAGCGAAAAATGTACCGATTATCGCCACAAGCCAAGGATATGTATACATGGATGCAGCCGCTCAGCAGCACCAGCAGGCAGAAAGAATCATAGCATGTCTGCACGGTCCTGAACGGACAGAAGAGGAACTGCAGCTCATCGTCGACGAAGGCGTTACAGTAAAAGACGTAAAAATCGAGCATCCCGTATACGGAGATTTAACTGCAGCCATCCAAGTAGGCACCCGGAAAGAAGTTAGCCATTTCATCAAAAAAATCAATTCTACGAATGCTGCCTACTTATCACAGCTGACCGACGGCGTGCACCTGCATACACTGACAGCACCTGATGAACATCGCATCGATCAAGCCTGCCAAGCCCTCGAAGAAGCCGGCATTTTAATTAAAGACTAA
- the pheA gene encoding prephenate dehydratase (Evidence 1a: Function from experimental evidences in the studied strain; PubMedId: 104661, 114523; Product type e: enzyme), whose protein sequence is MKVGYLGPAATFTHLAVSSCFQNGAEHVAYRTIPECIDAAVAGEVDFAFVPLENALEGSVNLTIDYLIHEQPLPIVGEMTLPIHQHLLVHPSRENAWKELDKIYSHSHAIAQCHKFLHRHFPSVPYEYANSTGAAAKFVSDHPELNIGVIANDMAASTYELKIVKRDIQDYRDNHTRFVILSPDENISFEVNSKLSSRPKTTLMVMLPQDDQSGALHRVLSAFSWRNLNLSKIESRPTKTGLGHYFFIIDIEKAFDDVLIPGAMQELEALGCKVRLLGAYQSYQL, encoded by the coding sequence ATGAAAGTCGGTTATTTAGGTCCAGCAGCTACATTTACACATCTAGCAGTCAGTTCTTGTTTTCAAAACGGCGCCGAACATGTTGCTTACCGCACCATTCCGGAGTGTATAGATGCAGCCGTTGCAGGCGAAGTTGATTTTGCTTTTGTTCCTTTGGAAAATGCTTTAGAAGGATCTGTTAATCTAACAATAGACTATTTAATACATGAACAGCCTTTGCCAATCGTGGGTGAAATGACGTTGCCGATTCACCAGCACTTGCTCGTCCATCCCTCAAGAGAGAATGCATGGAAAGAGCTCGACAAAATTTACTCACATTCACACGCGATTGCGCAATGCCATAAATTTCTTCATCGACATTTTCCTTCCGTTCCATATGAATACGCCAATTCTACCGGGGCGGCAGCAAAGTTTGTCAGTGACCATCCCGAGCTGAATATCGGGGTCATTGCCAATGATATGGCAGCTTCTACATACGAATTAAAAATCGTGAAACGGGATATACAGGATTATAGGGACAATCATACAAGATTTGTTATCCTGTCTCCCGATGAAAACATATCTTTTGAAGTGAATTCAAAATTGAGCTCTAGGCCCAAAACGACCTTAATGGTCATGCTGCCGCAGGATGATCAGTCCGGGGCGCTGCATAGAGTGCTGTCTGCATTTTCTTGGAGAAATTTAAACCTGTCAAAAATTGAGTCACGTCCGACTAAAACCGGATTAGGCCATTATTTCTTTATTATTGATATTGAGAAAGCGTTTGATGATGTATTGATTCCAGGGGCCATGCAGGAGCTTGAAGCACTCGGCTGCAAAGTGAGGCTTCTGGGTGCATACCAGTCTTACCAATTATAA
- the thrR gene encoding transcriptional repressor of operons hom-thrCB and thrD (Evidence 1a: Function from experimental evidences in the studied strain; PubMedId: 2537815, 27260660; Product type r: regulator) — MKEETFYLVREDVLPDAMRKTLEVKKLLDRKKADSVADAVQKVDLSRSAFYKYRDAVFPFYTMVKEQIITLFFHLEDRSGALSQLLQAVADSGSNVLSIHQTIPLQGRANVTLSISTSAMEEDIHTLMNKLRKFDFVEKVEILGSGA, encoded by the coding sequence ATGAAAGAGGAGACATTTTATCTTGTCCGTGAAGATGTATTGCCCGATGCAATGAGAAAAACATTAGAAGTCAAAAAGCTGCTTGATCGAAAAAAAGCAGATTCAGTAGCAGATGCCGTTCAAAAGGTCGATTTAAGTAGAAGTGCGTTTTATAAATACAGGGATGCTGTTTTTCCATTCTACACCATGGTAAAAGAACAAATTATCACACTTTTCTTTCATTTGGAGGATAGGTCAGGTGCGTTATCTCAGCTTCTTCAGGCGGTAGCTGATTCTGGAAGCAACGTTCTTTCCATTCACCAGACCATTCCGCTTCAAGGCAGAGCAAATGTGACACTGTCTATCAGTACGTCGGCAATGGAAGAAGACATTCATACATTAATGAATAAGCTCAGGAAGTTTGATTTTGTAGAAAAGGTTGAAATATTAGGTTCAGGTGCATAA
- the obgE gene encoding ppGpp-binding GTPase involved in cell portioning, DNA repair and ribosome assembly (Evidence 1a: Function from experimental evidences in the studied strain; PubMedId: 10781545, 12682299, 15325267, 15827604, 18689482, 20830302, 24844575, 26951678, 28357361; Product type e: enzyme), whose amino-acid sequence MFVDQVKVYVKGGDGGNGMVAFRREKYVPKGGPAGGDGGKGGDVVFEVDEGLRTLMDFRYKKHFKAIRGEHGMSKNQHGRNADDMVIKVPPGTVVTDDDTKQVIADLTEHGQRAVIARGGRGGRGNSRFATPANPAPQLSENGEPGKERYIVLELKVLADVGLVGFPSVGKSTLLSVVSSAKPKIADYHFTTLVPNLGMVETDDGRSFVMADLPGLIEGAHQGVGLGHQFLRHIERTRVIVHVIDMSGLEGRDPYDDYLTINQELSEYNLRLTERPQIIVANKMDMPEAAENLEAFKEKLTDDYPVFPISAVTREGLRELLFEVANQLENTPEFPLYDEEELTQNRVMYTMENEEVPFNITRDPDGVFVLSGDSLERLFKMTDFSRDESVKRFARQMRGMGVDEALRERGAKDGDIIRLLEFEFEFID is encoded by the coding sequence ATGTTTGTAGATCAGGTCAAAGTATATGTAAAAGGCGGCGACGGCGGCAACGGTATGGTTGCGTTTCGCCGTGAAAAATATGTGCCGAAAGGCGGCCCTGCCGGCGGTGACGGAGGAAAGGGAGGAGACGTCGTTTTTGAAGTAGATGAAGGTCTCCGCACCCTGATGGATTTTAGATACAAAAAACACTTTAAAGCGATTCGCGGCGAGCATGGCATGTCCAAAAACCAGCACGGGCGAAATGCTGATGATATGGTCATTAAAGTTCCGCCGGGCACCGTTGTGACAGACGATGATACAAAACAGGTCATCGCTGATTTAACAGAGCACGGACAGCGGGCTGTCATTGCAAGAGGCGGAAGAGGCGGAAGAGGAAATAGCCGCTTTGCTACACCGGCTAATCCCGCGCCTCAGCTTTCAGAAAACGGCGAGCCGGGAAAAGAACGCTACATTGTTCTTGAATTAAAAGTGCTTGCAGATGTCGGACTTGTCGGGTTCCCGAGTGTGGGAAAATCTACTTTGCTGTCTGTTGTCTCATCTGCAAAACCGAAAATTGCGGACTATCACTTTACAACGCTTGTCCCGAATCTCGGCATGGTTGAAACGGATGACGGACGCAGCTTTGTCATGGCTGATTTGCCAGGGCTGATTGAAGGCGCACACCAAGGCGTCGGACTGGGCCACCAGTTTTTGCGCCATATTGAACGGACGAGGGTTATTGTTCATGTCATTGACATGTCAGGCTTAGAAGGCCGTGATCCATATGATGATTATCTTACGATTAACCAGGAGCTGAGCGAGTACAATCTGCGTCTCACTGAGCGTCCGCAAATTATCGTTGCAAATAAAATGGACATGCCGGAGGCTGCGGAAAATCTCGAAGCCTTTAAAGAAAAGCTGACGGATGATTATCCGGTATTCCCGATCAGTGCGGTGACAAGAGAAGGTCTGCGTGAGCTTCTGTTTGAGGTTGCCAATCAGCTTGAGAACACACCGGAATTCCCGCTGTATGACGAGGAAGAGCTTACACAAAACCGTGTCATGTACACGATGGAAAATGAAGAAGTGCCATTTAACATTACACGCGATCCAGACGGTGTATTTGTGCTTTCAGGAGACAGCCTTGAGCGGTTATTCAAGATGACTGATTTCTCACGTGATGAATCGGTTAAACGGTTTGCAAGACAGATGCGCGGAATGGGTGTTGATGAAGCACTCAGAGAACGCGGAGCCAAGGATGGAGATATAATCAGGCTTCTGGAATTTGAATTTGAATTTATTGATTAA
- the spo0B gene encoding sporulation initiation phosphotransferase (Evidence 1a: Function from experimental evidences in the studied strain; PubMedId: 9443976, 9477965, 9726997, 9809070, 10997904, 16788205, 27679485; Product type e: enzyme), with amino-acid sequence MKDVSKNQEENISDTALTNELIHLLGHSRHDWMNKLQLIKGNLSLQKYDRVFEMIEEMVIDAKHESKLSNLKTPHLAFDFLTFNWKTHYMTLEYEVLGEIKDLSAYDQKLAKLMRKLFHLFDQAVSRESENHLTVSLQTDHPDRQLILYLDFHGAFADPSAFDDIRQNGYEDVDIMRFEITSHECLIEIGLD; translated from the coding sequence ATGAAGGATGTTTCAAAAAATCAAGAAGAAAATATAAGCGACACGGCATTAACAAACGAACTGATTCATCTGCTTGGCCATTCCCGGCATGATTGGATGAATAAGCTGCAGCTGATTAAAGGAAACTTAAGCTTACAGAAGTATGACCGTGTCTTTGAAATGATTGAAGAAATGGTTATAGACGCAAAGCACGAATCAAAGCTCTCAAACCTGAAAACACCGCATTTGGCGTTTGATTTTCTTACGTTTAATTGGAAAACCCATTATATGACGCTTGAATATGAAGTTCTCGGAGAAATTAAGGATTTGTCGGCTTATGATCAAAAGCTGGCGAAACTGATGAGAAAGCTGTTTCATCTGTTTGATCAAGCAGTCAGCAGAGAGAGTGAAAATCATTTAACGGTTTCGCTTCAAACGGATCATCCTGACAGACAGCTGATTCTGTACCTTGATTTTCACGGCGCCTTTGCCGATCCATCTGCTTTTGATGATATTCGGCAGAATGGATATGAGGACGTTGATATCATGCGTTTTGAAATCACGAGTCACGAATGTCTGATTGAAATTGGGTTGGACTAG
- a CDS encoding hypothetical protein (Evidence 5: Unknown function) gives MLEKQLFFPEISCSFFLALVDLQPGRTFYVLLLGEHIQWV, from the coding sequence TTGTTAGAAAAACAATTGTTTTTCCCAGAAATATCATGTTCCTTTTTTCTGGCTTTGGTTGATTTGCAGCCAGGCAGAACATTTTATGTATTACTGCTTGGGGAACATATCCAGTGGGTTTGA
- the rpmA gene encoding ribosomal protein L27 (BL24) (Evidence 1a: Function from experimental evidences in the studied strain; PubMedId: 9000630, 9588797, 11399077, 12682299, 14586115, 17981968, 22720735, 24335279, 25388641, 27435445; Product type f: factor) produces the protein MLRLDLQFFASKKGVGSTKNGRDSEAKRLGAKRADGQFVTGGSILYRQRGTKIYPGENVGRGGDDTLFAKIDGTVKFERFGRDRKKVSVYPVAQ, from the coding sequence ATGCTTAGATTAGATCTTCAGTTTTTCGCTTCTAAAAAAGGAGTAGGTTCTACAAAGAACGGACGTGACTCTGAGGCTAAACGTTTAGGTGCTAAACGTGCTGACGGTCAATTCGTAACAGGCGGTTCTATCCTTTACCGTCAACGCGGAACAAAAATTTACCCAGGTGAAAACGTGGGCCGCGGCGGAGATGACACTCTATTTGCGAAAATCGACGGAACTGTTAAATTCGAACGTTTCGGCCGTGACCGCAAAAAAGTGAGCGTATATCCTGTAGCTCAATAA
- the rppA gene encoding ribosomal protein L27 specific N-terminal end cysteine protease (Evidence 2a: Function from experimental evidences in other organisms; PubMedId: 11567142, 22333191, 25388641, 27435445, 28187498; Product type e: enzyme) → MIQATIRRSHDKGILSFEMTGHANFAEHGQDLVCAGVTAVVFGAVNAVIVLAGFEPLLDIGEDGGYFYFEFPESLDPEARQKAQLLIEGMIVSLETIERDYKDNLRVTTNII, encoded by the coding sequence ATGATTCAGGCAACAATCAGAAGGTCTCATGATAAAGGCATATTGTCTTTTGAAATGACGGGCCATGCGAATTTTGCTGAACATGGACAAGATCTTGTTTGTGCCGGAGTGACAGCCGTTGTGTTTGGGGCCGTTAACGCGGTCATTGTGCTCGCGGGCTTCGAGCCGCTTCTTGATATAGGAGAGGACGGGGGTTATTTTTATTTTGAATTCCCTGAATCTCTTGATCCAGAGGCACGCCAAAAAGCTCAGCTGCTGATTGAAGGCATGATTGTTTCGCTGGAGACAATCGAACGGGATTACAAAGACAACTTGCGTGTGACCACAAACATAATATAG
- the rplU gene encoding ribosomal protein L21 (BL20) (Evidence 1a: Function from experimental evidences in the studied strain; PubMedId: 8223574, 12682299, 22720735; Product type s: structure), translated as MYAIIKTGGKQIKVEEGQTVYIEKLAAEAGETVTFEDVLFVGGDNVKVGNPTVEGATVTAKVEKQGRAKKITVFRYKPKKNVHKKQGHRQPYTKVTIEKINA; from the coding sequence ATGTACGCAATCATTAAAACAGGCGGTAAACAAATCAAAGTTGAAGAAGGCCAAACTGTTTACATCGAAAAACTTGCTGCTGAAGCAGGTGAAACAGTTACTTTTGAAGACGTTTTGTTTGTTGGCGGAGACAACGTGAAAGTCGGCAACCCTACAGTTGAAGGCGCAACAGTAACGGCTAAAGTTGAAAAACAAGGCCGCGCGAAAAAAATCACTGTTTTCAGATACAAACCAAAGAAAAACGTTCATAAAAAACAAGGTCATCGTCAGCCTTACACTAAAGTGACGATCGAAAAAATCAACGCGTAA
- the spoIVFB gene encoding membrane metalloprotease [proteolysis of pro-sigma(K)] (Evidence 1a: Function from experimental evidences in the studied strain; PubMedId: 10809718, 11959848, 15087499, 16731018, 16816000, 16818230, 26953342, 29180425; Product type e: enzyme), with amino-acid sequence MNKWLDLILKIHVHPFLWIIAALGLLTGHMKALLCLLLIVLIHELGHAALAVFFSWRIKRVFLLPFGGTVEVEEHGNRPLKEEFAVIIAGPLQHIWLQFAAWMLAEVSVIHQHTFELFTFYNLSILFVNLLPIWPLDGGKLLFLLFSKQLPFQKAHRLNLKTSLCFCLLLGCWVLFVIPLQISAWVLFVFLAVSLFEEYRQRHYIHVRFLLERYYGKNRELEKLLPLTVKAEDKVYHVMAEFKRGCKHPIIIEKSGQKLSQLDENEVLHAYFADKRTNSSMEELLLPY; translated from the coding sequence GATTATTGCGGCGCTGGGCTTGCTCACAGGCCATATGAAAGCATTATTATGTCTGCTCCTGATTGTATTGATTCATGAGCTGGGGCATGCTGCTCTGGCTGTGTTTTTTTCTTGGAGAATCAAGCGTGTTTTTTTGCTGCCGTTTGGCGGAACGGTCGAAGTGGAAGAGCACGGGAATCGGCCGTTAAAGGAAGAGTTTGCGGTCATTATTGCCGGACCTCTTCAGCACATCTGGCTTCAGTTTGCCGCCTGGATGCTTGCAGAAGTCTCAGTGATTCATCAGCATACCTTTGAACTCTTCACCTTTTATAATCTTTCTATCTTATTTGTCAATTTACTGCCGATCTGGCCGCTGGATGGAGGAAAACTGTTATTTTTGTTGTTTTCCAAACAGCTGCCTTTTCAAAAGGCTCACCGGCTTAATCTAAAAACGTCGCTCTGCTTCTGCCTGCTGCTCGGGTGCTGGGTTTTATTCGTGATTCCTCTGCAAATCAGCGCATGGGTTTTGTTTGTCTTTCTGGCTGTTTCCTTGTTTGAGGAATATCGGCAAAGGCACTATATCCATGTGAGATTTCTCCTCGAAAGGTATTACGGAAAAAACAGGGAGCTTGAGAAACTTCTGCCGCTGACAGTAAAGGCGGAGGATAAAGTCTATCATGTGATGGCCGAGTTCAAACGTGGCTGTAAGCATCCGATTATTATAGAAAAATCAGGCCAAAAGCTCAGCCAGCTTGACGAGAATGAAGTGCTGCACGCTTACTTTGCCGATAAGCGGACGAATTCTTCCATGGAGGAACTGCTTCTGCCCTACTAA